A region of the Chryseobacterium gotjawalense genome:
CGAGGAGTTTTGTTTTCGATACCCGCTTGTTCGTCTTCCCAATCCATTTGAACATCCATGAATTTTTCAATACCTAAACCAGCAAATACCAATCCGTATTCATTATTTTTTCCTGTTTGGGTAAGCCAGTCACAAGCTTTCCACATTTCTTCAGAGGTAATGTCTAAATCGGCCATTGCATTAAACAAATCTTCAAGAAGACGGTTAACAATGGTTTTAATTCTTTCATTTCCCGCACCCTCTTTTTCTGAAGATTTTATCAGCGCTAATGTTTCGTCAATTCTTTTTTGATCAATTCTTTTCATAATATTAATTATTTTCGGTTAAGATTTTTAAAATTTGAATTATAAGATTGTTTCTCTTAGGGCATTGGGATGCTTGCAGACACTCGTTACTTTTATCGTCATGTAAGGAAACAAAGGCAAAGAGCTGATGATCTGATGCAGTTCTTCGGGACTTTCCACTTCCAAAACGGAGATGTTAGAAAACTTCCCTGCTACTCGCCATAAATATTTCCATTTTCCGGAGTTTTGCCATTTTTGAGAGCACTCTTTTTCTCTGGCAATAACGTCGGCCAGTTTTTCGTCGCTCCAGGTTTCTGGGATGTTCACATCCATTTCTACTACGTAAACCATATTATTTTCTTTTGTATTTTTCAACTTGATTCATATCTAATTCTATTCCGAGTCCTACTCCTTTAGGAATTTCAAGACTGAAATTTTCATAGGTAATTGGTTTTTTAACAATATCATCCGTTAATAAAAGCGGCCCGAAAAGTTCTGTACCCCAATCAAGGTTAGGCAGTGTGGAAAAAATGTGCGCCGAAGCGGCAGTTCCAATGGTTCCTTCGAGCATGGTACCACCATACAGTGAAATTCCTGCTCCTTGCGCGATGGCAGCTTGTTTTGCTATATTTGTTAATCCACCTGATTTGGAGATTTTGAGGGCAAAAACACTGGCAGCATTCAGTTTAGCTAATTTAAAAGCATCCTGAACGGTGGCGGCGGCTTCATCTGCCATGATTGGAACTTCAAAATAAGAAGTTAATCTGGCCATTCCTTCAAAATTATGCTTAGCTAAAGGCTGCTCTATCAAGTCAACGCCAGCATCTTGGAGTTTTTGTATGGCTCTTTTAGCCACCTGTTCACTCCAGGCCTGATTCACATCTACCGTCAATTTTATATCGGCACCTAACGCTTTTTTTATGGCAGCAACGTGTTTAATATCTTCGCTGGGGGTCTTAGTTCCAATTTTGAGTTTAAAGACATTGTGTTTATTATCAATAATTAATTTTTTAGCTTCGGCAATATCTTTATCAGTATCACCACTGGCTAAAGTCCAAAGAACTGGAAGGGTATTTGAAATAGCACCGCCAAACAGTTGATGCAAAGGCACTCCAAGTCTTTTGGCATGAGCATCTAATAATGCGGTTTCAATTCCTGATTTGGCGAAATTATTTCCTGAAATATTTTTATCAAGAAGTTTCATCAAAAAATTGACGCTTGTTGGATCTTGATTTAAAAGTAATGGTGTAAAATAAGTATCGATGGCTAATTTTATGCCTTCTGGGAATTCATCGGCATACGAAATTCCACCGATGGTTGTGGCTTCTCCGATCCCTTCAATTCCGTCCGAAGAAAAAAGTCTGATGATCACCAACGACTGTTTTCTCATGACCGTCATCGAAAGATGATGGGGTCTTATAGTGGGCAAATCAACAATAAATGTCTCAATTCCGGTAATTTTAATGGCTGACATAATTTCTTGTAATAGTAAGTGTTTCATCACGTTAGTAAGCACTCGCTTACTTAATAACAAAATTACCTTGAAAGTATGTTTCAGGAATAGGACTTTTAATTTATTACTATGACAAATAGTTCATAAATGCTAATTAAGATATACCTCCGATGGTTTTTCTGAATTCATTGGGAGTAAATCCCGTCTTCTTTTTAAATATCCGGGAAAAATAACTTGGGTCTTCAAAACCAATGCTGTACCCTATCTCATTGATACTTTTTTCTATATCCGACAGCAGCACTTTTGATTCATTAATAAAGTAGTCCGTGATCACTTCTTTGGGATTCTGCCTGGCTATAATGTTGCAAACCCTGTTTAAACGTCCGGTGGTTATATGAAGTTCGGCAGCATACTGTTCAATCGATTTCTTGTAGGTACGGCTTTCACGAATGAGTTGTGAAAACCTTCTGAAATAAATAATGGAGGAATTGTCTTTGTCGAAAATTCTAAGCGGCGTGCTTTTAGGAATTCTACTTAATTGTACTATAATTTTTCCGATCATGCTGTCAAGCATCAACAATTTACCGATGTTATCCTGATGATATTCATCTACACACTCGAGCATATTTTTATAAACGATTTCTGAAAAGCTATCCTTTATTACTTCGGTCAGCTGAAAAGTTTCAATAGCAATCACGGCTTCCGTTTCTCTCTTAATCATGTGCTCTAATACCGCATCTGATAAACTGATGATCCAGCCTTTCATTTCCGTTTGATGTTCAAAACCGTGTTCGGTATTTTTAGGAATGGTTATAAAGGAAGGTGCAGACACAGGAATCCTTTCGTCATTATGAAGTAATACGGTACTGCCCTGGGTAATTAAAAAAATTTGAAACTGGTTATTATGAATATGTGGCTTTACGTTATTGTTGTTTTCTTTTCCAATAACTCCAAAGGGATATATAAAAACCAGACCTTTTACAAATTCAATAGAGTTTTTTCCATATAATCCATCAAAAAAAGTACGATCCGTATTTTTCATAATCATTGATTTTTAATAATAAGATGAAATAAAGATACACCTTTTTTAAGATCAGTAAACTGCCAGTCTGGTTTAAAAGACCCAGACCAAATCAAAACATGAGTTGAAAGCCAAAAAGACTATCCGAATAAAAAAACATCATTCCTTTTTGTACAAAAAAAATGTCCCTCTTTCGAAGGACATTTAAAATTCTATTATAATAAGTTATTTCTTAGTTCTTTTATCGATAACTTCTACATCTACCGAAGTTTTTCCGTGTGGAGTTTCTTCTTTTCCTTTTCCTTTCAAGAAATCGTAGGCGATTGCTGATGAGATAAAGATTGATGAATAGGTACCGAAACCAATCCCAAGCAATAGAGCAAACATAAATCCTCTTAGGTTTTCTCCACCGAAAATGAAGATCGCTAAAATTACCAATAAAGTGGTGAATGAAGTATTGAAGGTTCTACCCAAAGTACTTGAAATAGAATCATCAAATAATCCTGCCAATGTAGTGGATTTTTTCTCTCTTAAATATTCCCGGATTCTGTCAAATACAATTACGGTATCATTGATGGAATACCCTAAAACGGTAAGAATTGCAGCAATAAAATCCTGATTGATCTCCATATTAAATGGCATGTATTTGTGCAATAACGAATATACTCCGAGAATAACAATGGCATCATGCGCAAGTCCCGCGACCGCTCCCAATGAGAACTGCCATTTGGTAAACCGCACCAAAATATATAGGAAGATTCCCGCTAAGGCCGCGATTACTGCAAGAGTTCCTCCTGTTTTAATATCATCGGCGACGGTTGGTCCCACTTTGGTCGAAGAAACAATTCCTGCGTGATCTTTATCGGCGGCTTTGAAATCCTGTAAAGTCATGTTGGCAGGAAGGTTTGGTTTTAAGCCTTCATACAATTTCTGCTCAATCGTTTGATCGGCTTTCAAAGATTCATCATCAATTAAATAATCCGTAGAGATCTTCAGCTGATTACCACTTCCCAAAGTTTTTGCTTCTACGGCAGACAATTTCCCGTCTTCGGTAGCAAACATTTTCGTCAAAGCTTCTTCCGTTTTTGTTGCATCTACTGGTTTATCGAATTTAACCACATAGTTTCTACCCCCTGTAAAGTCGATCCCATATTTAAATCCATTTACTGCGATTGAAAGTAAACTTCCCACAGTAAGGAATGCAGAAATCATGTAGGCATATTTTCTTTTTCCGATAAAATCGATCCAGACATTTCTGAACAAGTTTTTCGTTAAAGGAGTCCAAACCGACAATCCTTTTCCTTTGTTCAATCTGGCAAAAATCATTACTCTTGATAACAATACCGAAGTAAAGAAGGTCATCAGAATACCAATAATCAATGTTACCGCAAATCCTTTGATGGGACCTGTTCCGAAAATATACAAAACAATTGCCGTTAAAATCGTAGTCGAGTGACCGTCGATAATCGATGACAATGCGTGTTTGAAACCGTCTTTGTAAGCCTGCAGAATATTTTTACCGGCGAAGAGTTCTTCTTTGGTTCTTTCATAAATAATTACGTTGGTATCCACCGCCATCGCCATGGAGAGCACGATACCTGCAATACCAGGCAAAGTTAATGTTGCATCCACCGAATCCATGATTCCAAAGATGTAGAATAAATTAATTATCATCGCGATAACCGCATAAACTCCGGCTCCACCGTAATAGAAAATGATGTAGACCACAATTAGCAAAAATGCGATAAAGAAAGAAAACATCCCAGCGTCGATTGACTGCTGTCCTAATGATGGTCCAACCACATCCGCCTGTACAATTTTAGCACTTGCAGGAAGTTTACCTGCTCCCAAAACATTTACTAAATCCTGCGCTTCTTCCTGTGAGAAGTTTCCGGAAATCTGTGTTCTACCGTTCGGGATTTCATTGACAACATTTGGCGCAGTATAAACTACATTATCCAAAGTAACCGCTACCGATTTGTTCACGTTTTTGGCAGTCATTGCTTTCCATTCTTTAGAACCTTTAGAGTCCATCTGCATGTCAACAACTACTCTACCCATTTCGTCATAATTTACTCTCGCAGATTCTACTGCACCATCAACTGGCGCTTTCTGGTTGATATTACCACGGATTGCGTAAAGCACTAAATTATTTGCGTCGGTAGATTCCGGCTTATAACCCCACATGAATTGGGTATATTTAATATTCGCAGGACGAAGGTCTTTCGCTACTTTCGAATTTAATATTTTATTAACTGCCGCAGTATCTGATAATTTAATGTTACCAACTCCACTTGATCTCAAAGAGTTCAACTGAAGCATATTCATTAAATTGGTATTTTTTGCAACACCGATAGAATCAGCTTTCAAAGGAACAATTGTTGACAATTGTTCTAAGTAAGGAATAACTTCCTGCACCGTCTGTACTTCCCAGAACTGTAATTTCGCAGAAGTCGCCAACATTTTCTTTACCCGGTCGATATCTTTACTTCCCGGCATTTCTACTGAGATTCTACCTGTTCCAGGAACACGCTGCACGTTTGGCTGGGTAACTCCCATTTTATCGATACGCGTTCTGATCACTTCGTAAGCGGCACCTTCAGAAGCGCTGATTTTTCTTCTGACGATATTTTTTACTTCATCATCAGATGAGTTGTATTTAATTTCTGTAAGATTGGTATTCCCAAAGATTTCCGGATCTGCCAATTTCAAGTTGGTTCCTTTCTCTTTATTTACATTAGCAAATTCAGTAAAGAAATTCTCGATATAGTTTTTCGTAGAATTTTTTTGGTCTTTATCTGTTCTGTCCAACGCTTCCAAAAGAATCGGATTCGTAGAATATTGGGTCAAATCGTTAACCAAATCTCTCTGATTGATTTCCAAAAGAACGTTGATTCCTCCTTTCAAATCCAGACCCAACTTCATTTCTCTTTCTTTTGCTCTTGAATAGTACAATTTTGTAAATCCAAGATTCAGAGTGTCTTTAGAAAGACGAGCCATCTCCTTGTTATATTTTTCGGGGTTGTTTCCCGCAATAGCAGTGGCCTGTCTTTCAACTTTACCAGCATACCACGTTGGTAACAATTCGTTAAGACAAATAAGTCCCAGAATAATCGCAACCAGCTTAATAAGTCCTTTTCCTTGCATCGTTAATAGTTTACAACATTAAAATTATAGTCGGCAAATATAATGATTTTCAATATAATTAAGGATTATTTAACAATTGATTTTCAAAATTTCACAAACCAAGGGGCAGAAAGCCTTAACACAGCGATGAAAATTCAAACATGTAAATGCATAATCCCTATTGTTTTTCAGGAAACAATATTATTTATGTAATCATTCATTTTCAAATTCCGGTCGAATGAAACCTATTTTTCTGCTACATTTTCAATCCCTTTTAGCAAACAATCAGTTTTTTTAGTTGGAAGACAAAGTTGGAAGTTCGCTGTCGCTACTTTTAATCTTCCTTCCCAAACCTTTGCGACTGCGTATTTTGTCGGCGATAAAGTTTTCGATAACATTGAGTCCATGATATCAAAACGCACACTGAAAAAGCATAAAAAGGATTATTAAAATAAAGACCATTTAATTTTCACAGCAAGTCCGTGACCTTCTTAAAGAAGGCATTAATTGAATTTTAGAAATCAATTGCATAATAATTGATAGTATCTCAGCATCAATCTAACATTACAATTTACTATTATGGAAAATAAAGAAATAAACCACGGGGAATTACGTGGAAAAACAGTCGTCATCACCGGAGGAACAAGTGGCGTTGGAAAAGCCGCTGCAGAAGCATTTGCGCTGGAAGGCTGCAATGTGGTGGTTGCCGCCAGAGGCCGGGAAGGATTAGATGAAACTGTCGCCTTGTGTCACGATTTAGAAGTAGTTGCGCTGGGCGTTCAGACGGATGTTTCCGATGCGCAGCAAGTTCAGCATCTGGCAGAACAGGCACTGCAATTTAATGGTCGGATTGATATCTGGATAAATAACGCCGGTGTAATGGCAAGTGGTAAATTTGAGGAAATCCCGGTTGAAACGATGGATCAGCTGGTAAAAACCAATTTATTAGGATTTTTACACGGTGCTCATACCGTTCTTCCTATTTTTAAAAAGCAGAAAGAAGGAATTTTAATTAACAATATTTCAATCGGCGGATGGATGCCGGCTCCTTATTCAACGGCCTATTCGAGCACCAAATTTGGTATCCGCGGAATGGTAGAAGGTCTGCAGGGCGAGGTTTCAGATGAACCGAATATCCATATTGTCGGACTTTATCCCGGAATTCAAAGATCAACAGGAAATATGCACTCCGCAAAATATTCGGGTCTGGATTTTAAAATTCCACCTTTTTCCAGCGACCCGCGTGAATTGGCTGCAAAAATGGTTGAGGCTGCAAAAAATCCGAAGAAAAGCATTATCACAGATGGCTATGCCCACGTGATGAAAGTTCTTTACGGTTTATTTCCGAAAACAATTATCAACACTGCATCGGCCGTTTTAAGATTGGCAATGAAACCGGACGCAGATACCAATACCGACGGAAACGTCAATTATCAATCAAAAGATCCAATGAGGATTTACGGTGAACTGGCGATTCCTGTTCCTTCACGAAAAACAAAAACCGTTATGATGATGGCAGCCGGTATTGCATTAGGATTTCTTTATATTAAATCAAAGAAAAGGTAAACTTCAATCTTTACCACTCCTGTTAATTACGGATTTATAGTACCCCAAAAGCAAGAACTTCTCTTGCTTTTGGGCTTTAAAAACGATAAAAATCCAATAAAGTAAACATTGGTGGAGATGGTAATTTATTCAATCATTAAAAAAAGTAATGTGGTGAAATTAATCCCTGTTTAAATTCAAAAACTTTACATTTACGGCAAAGAAAAAATTAAATGATCACCAAACTTGATTTAAGGGAAACTTTAGAAATTCCTGTTTTAGAAATGGGTTCCGCAATTGAGCAATTTCAGAATCAATCCTTGCGACCGGTTTTGAAATTACAGAACGAACTCTATCTGAAATTATTTTCAACGTACTGTGCCCGCCAAAATCCAGATTTCAATTCTTTATCCGCAGCAAAAAAGAGAACTTTCATCGAACAGAGTTTACAGAAAGACAGCGTTCTGAAAAATATCTTCATCGGAATAACGATTGGTATGCTGACCCTTTCAGAACTGGAGTCGTATACTTTGGAAAGCAAAGAGTATAACAAAAGAATTATCACCATGCTGACCGAAAGAATAAAGGACCAGATAAAGTAATCATCATTACTTTATTC
Encoded here:
- a CDS encoding muconolactone Delta-isomerase family protein, coding for MVYVVEMDVNIPETWSDEKLADVIAREKECSQKWQNSGKWKYLWRVAGKFSNISVLEVESPEELHQIISSLPLFPYMTIKVTSVCKHPNALRETIL
- a CDS encoding muconate cycloisomerase family protein; amino-acid sequence: MLLSKRVLTNVMKHLLLQEIMSAIKITGIETFIVDLPTIRPHHLSMTVMRKQSLVIIRLFSSDGIEGIGEATTIGGISYADEFPEGIKLAIDTYFTPLLLNQDPTSVNFLMKLLDKNISGNNFAKSGIETALLDAHAKRLGVPLHQLFGGAISNTLPVLWTLASGDTDKDIAEAKKLIIDNKHNVFKLKIGTKTPSEDIKHVAAIKKALGADIKLTVDVNQAWSEQVAKRAIQKLQDAGVDLIEQPLAKHNFEGMARLTSYFEVPIMADEAAATVQDAFKLAKLNAASVFALKISKSGGLTNIAKQAAIAQGAGISLYGGTMLEGTIGTAASAHIFSTLPNLDWGTELFGPLLLTDDIVKKPITYENFSLEIPKGVGLGIELDMNQVEKYKRK
- a CDS encoding AraC family transcriptional regulator encodes the protein MKNTDRTFFDGLYGKNSIEFVKGLVFIYPFGVIGKENNNNVKPHIHNNQFQIFLITQGSTVLLHNDERIPVSAPSFITIPKNTEHGFEHQTEMKGWIISLSDAVLEHMIKRETEAVIAIETFQLTEVIKDSFSEIVYKNMLECVDEYHQDNIGKLLMLDSMIGKIIVQLSRIPKSTPLRIFDKDNSSIIYFRRFSQLIRESRTYKKSIEQYAAELHITTGRLNRVCNIIARQNPKEVITDYFINESKVLLSDIEKSINEIGYSIGFEDPSYFSRIFKKKTGFTPNEFRKTIGGIS
- the secD gene encoding protein translocase subunit SecD — protein: MQGKGLIKLVAIILGLICLNELLPTWYAGKVERQATAIAGNNPEKYNKEMARLSKDTLNLGFTKLYYSRAKEREMKLGLDLKGGINVLLEINQRDLVNDLTQYSTNPILLEALDRTDKDQKNSTKNYIENFFTEFANVNKEKGTNLKLADPEIFGNTNLTEIKYNSSDDEVKNIVRRKISASEGAAYEVIRTRIDKMGVTQPNVQRVPGTGRISVEMPGSKDIDRVKKMLATSAKLQFWEVQTVQEVIPYLEQLSTIVPLKADSIGVAKNTNLMNMLQLNSLRSSGVGNIKLSDTAAVNKILNSKVAKDLRPANIKYTQFMWGYKPESTDANNLVLYAIRGNINQKAPVDGAVESARVNYDEMGRVVVDMQMDSKGSKEWKAMTAKNVNKSVAVTLDNVVYTAPNVVNEIPNGRTQISGNFSQEEAQDLVNVLGAGKLPASAKIVQADVVGPSLGQQSIDAGMFSFFIAFLLIVVYIIFYYGGAGVYAVIAMIINLFYIFGIMDSVDATLTLPGIAGIVLSMAMAVDTNVIIYERTKEELFAGKNILQAYKDGFKHALSSIIDGHSTTILTAIVLYIFGTGPIKGFAVTLIIGILMTFFTSVLLSRVMIFARLNKGKGLSVWTPLTKNLFRNVWIDFIGKRKYAYMISAFLTVGSLLSIAVNGFKYGIDFTGGRNYVVKFDKPVDATKTEEALTKMFATEDGKLSAVEAKTLGSGNQLKISTDYLIDDESLKADQTIEQKLYEGLKPNLPANMTLQDFKAADKDHAGIVSSTKVGPTVADDIKTGGTLAVIAALAGIFLYILVRFTKWQFSLGAVAGLAHDAIVILGVYSLLHKYMPFNMEINQDFIAAILTVLGYSINDTVIVFDRIREYLREKKSTTLAGLFDDSISSTLGRTFNTSFTTLLVILAIFIFGGENLRGFMFALLLGIGFGTYSSIFISSAIAYDFLKGKGKEETPHGKTSVDVEVIDKRTKK
- a CDS encoding SDR family NAD(P)-dependent oxidoreductase, whose translation is MENKEINHGELRGKTVVITGGTSGVGKAAAEAFALEGCNVVVAARGREGLDETVALCHDLEVVALGVQTDVSDAQQVQHLAEQALQFNGRIDIWINNAGVMASGKFEEIPVETMDQLVKTNLLGFLHGAHTVLPIFKKQKEGILINNISIGGWMPAPYSTAYSSTKFGIRGMVEGLQGEVSDEPNIHIVGLYPGIQRSTGNMHSAKYSGLDFKIPPFSSDPRELAAKMVEAAKNPKKSIITDGYAHVMKVLYGLFPKTIINTASAVLRLAMKPDADTNTDGNVNYQSKDPMRIYGELAIPVPSRKTKTVMMMAAGIALGFLYIKSKKR
- a CDS encoding glyoxalase, yielding MITKLDLRETLEIPVLEMGSAIEQFQNQSLRPVLKLQNELYLKLFSTYCARQNPDFNSLSAAKKRTFIEQSLQKDSVLKNIFIGITIGMLTLSELESYTLESKEYNKRIITMLTERIKDQIK